One Aspergillus oryzae RIB40 DNA, chromosome 2 genomic window carries:
- a CDS encoding putative DUF221 domain protein (uncharacterized conserved protein) codes for MPPQRLPRLWKILVSKIQTSLSALVTTLVPALIIAVFWFGLFLICRRTQLRWYAPRTHLPNWHKHERSPQLPSGFLNWFGHFLKISDAHVLHSSSMDGYLFLRFLRVLCATCFTGCLITWPILLPINATGGAGNTQLDALSFSNVKNPKRYYAHTVMAIVFFTFVFYVVTRESIFYANLRQAYLNSSAYVNRISSRTVLFMSVPDEYKNEKKLRQVFGDSIHRIWITTDCKELDKLVRRRDKLAFWLESAETRLIRSANSSHLKGRIPSDTSLDSEAGTSPMFHGIRRPTHRLTWFGEKVDTIKWLREQLVEISQEVNHLQQKYKDGEMKTLSAIFIEFDTQSAAQIALQTLSHHQPLHMTPRFIGISPTEVVWSALNLSWWQRIVRKFAVKGGIAALVIFWSIPSALVGTISNITYLTDMVPFLHWIDLLPETIKGVIAGLLPSAALVMLMSLVPIICRICARRSGVPSSSRVELFTQSAHFCFQVVQVFLVTTLTSAASAAVTQIIKDPLFAKDLLSENLPKATNFYISYFLLQGLTMSSMAVVQVAGALFFKFITTFFDRSPRRLYERWSALSGISWGNIFPVFTNMGVIALTYSCIAPLILGFAFVGLYLVYQAYRYNFLFVYDPRIDTKGLVYPRALQHLLTGIYLADICMIGLFAIKGAVGPLVIMVLFGILFVLAHMSLNEALAPFNNFLPRTLDAEEEAQQCKEEEEVHFLSPRSKWEAAWKWFHPNLYRDYAALRRKVRRNDVEIKYSEEERYNAYYEPCIKSPTPTIWIPRDKWGFSQQEVLATDPIIPITDEGAHLDEKNKIVWDKYDPNLPLSVLKTLY; via the exons ATGCCTCCTCAACGACTTCCGAGGCTATGGAAAATCTTGGTGTCAAAGATTCAAACGTCTCTTTCCGCACTTGTCACCACATTAGTTCCTGCCTTGATAATCGCAGTCTTTTGGTTCGGTCTGTTCCTGATCTGTCGACGAACTCAACTTCGGTGGTACGCGCCTAGGACACATTTACCTAATTGGCATAAGCA TGAACGGAGTCCTCAGCTACCCTCAGGTTTCCTTAATTGGTTTGGGCACTTTCTCAAGATATCCGATGCGCACGTCcttcattcctcttccatgGACGGttatcttttccttcgattCCTGAGAGTGCTGTGTGCTACATGCTTCACGGGGTGCTTGATTACTTGGCCCATCTTGCTTCCTATTAATGCAACTGGTGGTGCAGGTAATACTCAGCTGGATGCATTGAGTTTCAGCAACGTGAAAAACCCGAAGCGCTATTATGCTCATACCGTGATGGCGATTGTCTTTTTCA CGTTCGTATTCTACGTGGTAACGCGGGAGAGCATATTTTATGCCAATCTCCGTCAAGCATATCTCAACTCCTCCGCATATGTAAATCGGATTTCCTCGCGGACAGTATTATTCATGTCAGTCCCTGATGAATATaagaatgagaaaaagctGCGCCAAGTGTTTGGTGACTCTATTCACCGGATATGGATCACTACCGACTGTAAAGAGTTGGATAAGTTGGTCCGCAGAAGGGATAAGTTGGCCTTCTGGTTGGAGAGCGCAGAGACAAGATTGATTCGATCTGCCAATTCATCGCACCTGAAGGGTCGCATTCCATCAGATACCTCTCTTGACAGCGAAGCAGGCACTTCGCCGATGTTTCATGGTATCCGGCGACCAACTCATCGTCTTACATGGTTTGGAGAAAAAGTCGATACGATTAAGTGGCTGCGGGAGCAGCTTGTGGAAATTTCGCAGGAGGTTAATCATCTACAACAAAAGTATAAAGATGGGGAGATGAAAACTCTTTCTGCAATCTTCATTGAATTCGACACCCAGTCCGCCGCCCAGATTGCCTTGCAGACTTTGTCTCATCACCAACCACTCCATATGACTCCCCGCTTCATCGGTATTTCCCCCACGGAGGTTGTCTGGTCTGCATTGAATCTCAGTTGGTGGCAACGCATTGTGCGAAAGTTCGCGGTTAAGGGTGGTATTGCTGCGCTTGTCATTTTCTGGTCGATCCCATCTGCCCTTGTGGGTACTATTTCAAATATCACATACCTTACCGACATGGTTCCATTTCTGCATTGGATCGACTTGCTTCCAGAGACGATAAAGGGTGTAATTGCTGGACTGTTACCATCGGCGGCACTTGTTATGCTGATGTCCTTGGTGCCAATCATCTGCCGAA TTTGTGCCCGACGTTCCGGTgtgccatcctcttctcGCGTGGAACTATTCACGCAGAGCGCCCATTTTTGTTTTCAGGTCGTCCAGGTCTTCCTGGTCACGACGTTGACTTCAGCAGCGTCTGCTGCAGTCACACAAATCATCAAAGACCCCTTGTTCGCcaaggatcttctttccgagAACCTCCCCAAGGCAACCAATTTCTATATTTCTTACTTCCTGCTCCAAGGATTGACCATGAGCTCCATGGCTGTAGTCCAGGTGGCTGGTGCCTTATTCTTCAAATTCATCACTACCTTTTTCGATCGCTCTCCCCGACGTCTGTATGAAAGATGGTCCGCTCTCAGCGGTATCAGCTGGGGTAACATCTTTCCCGTGTTCACAAACATGGGCGTTATCG CCCTGACATACTCCTGTATCGCACCGCTCATTCTCGGCTTCGCCTTTGTCGGCCTCTACCTCGTTTACCAAGCCTACCGCTAcaacttcctcttcgtctaCGACCCCCGCATCGACACCAAGGGTCTCGTCTACCCCCGAgccctccaacacctcctaACAGGCATCTACCTCGCAGACATCTGCATGATCGGCCTCTTCGCCATCAAAGGCGCAGTCGGCCCCCTAGTCATAATGGTCCTCTTCggcatcctcttcgtcctaGCCCACATGTCCCTCAACGAAGCTCTTGCTCCCTTCAACAACTTCCTCCCCCGCACCCTcgacgccgaagaagaagcccagcaatgcaaagaagaagaagaagtacaCTTCCTCAGCCCGCGCAGCAAATGGGAAGCCGCCTGGAAATGGTTCCACCCGAACCTCTACCGCGACTACGCGGCTCTCCGTCGGAAGGTCCGCCGCAACGACGTCGAGATCAAATactctgaagaagaacgctATAACGCTTACTACGAGCCATGTATTAAGTCGCCTACGCCCACGATCTGGATCCCGAGGGATAAGTGGGGATTTAGTCAGCAGGAGGTGTTGGCGACGGATCCGATTATTCCGATTACGGATGAGGGTGCGCatttggatgagaagaataaGATCGTTTGGGATAAATATGATCCTAACTTGCCGTTGTCGGTGTTGAAGACTTTGTATTAA
- a CDS encoding uncharacterized protein (predicted protein): MLKSPRGKTIWGSDSDKSELDSTLGLLRGNFTDVPIVLGEFDASPTNTEPAARWKYHDYLIRSTKKYNMSPIIWDNGLDHLDRSSGIWRDPVSIEIITNGNETNSLPDSTVDTSAPSQSSSAYIYHKVGTEVTDQTLPFIFNDNTLVSIQDSKGTTLKADTDYTVSGSNITFPASFLSTYYSETSEPGLLPNFTLKFSSGASPVVQLVQWDTPTLSKTSAAASSISGSDLSIPITWKGLPKLATVKALLNNGTYLVDDFTQWFGPFGEARTVSLPSLCPLAIYPREY; this comes from the coding sequence ATGCTTAAATCTCCTAGGGGCAAGACTATATGGGGCTCGGACTCAGATAAGAGTGAGCTTGACAGCactctcggccttcttcgagGCAACTTCACCGATGTTCCTATAGTCCTTGGAGAATTCGATGCCTCTCCGACCAACACTGAACCTGCAGCACGCTGGAAGTATCACGACTACCTCATTCGCTCCACGAAGAAGTACAACATGAGCCCTATCATCTGGGACAACGGACTTGATCACCTGGACCGCTCATCAGGCATTTGGCGCGACCCAGTGTCAATCGAGATCATCACCAATGGGAATGAGACCAACAGTCTTCCCGACAGCACCGTAGACACCTCTGCGCCAAGCCAGTCGTCTTCGGCATACATTTACCACAAAGTGGGAACAGAAGTCACTGATCAGACTCTCCCCTTCATATTTAACGACAACACCCTCGTCTCTATCCAAGACTCAAAGGGCACCACCCTAAAGGCAGACACAGATTATACCGTCTCCGGTTCCAACATCACATTCCCTGCCTCGTTCCTCTCAACTTACTACTCGGAAACCAGCGAGCCAGGCCTCCTCCCCAACTTCACCCTCAAATTCTCATCAGGCGCATCCCCCGTCGTCCAACTCGTCCAATGGGACACCCCGACACTCTCAAAGACCTCCGCTGCTGCCTCATCTATCTCCGGATCCGACCTTTCCATCCCCATCACATGGAAAGGACTTCCTAAACTCGCCACCGTAAAGGCCCTCCTCAACAACGGCACATACTTAGTTGATGACTTCACCCAATGGTTCGGACCTTTTGGCGAAGCCAGAACAGTAAGTCTCCCTTCACTTTGCCCACTCGCGATATATCCCAGAGAGTATTAA
- a CDS encoding uncharacterized protein (predicted protein) has translation MAFISKEQRMSTDSVTDDSASHSVLPQFESKQPFPPLLADDLAIPSQDAPDTSFTEDDPDIAEEEDYDTNFQSQYSLDDQLFSDASTDESDGQSPEDDGIEIHPFRHSTSSLHGPNAFAPPFYNRPPTPLPPSPSLTSLLRPPFSTTTSRPTTPDSSDVETPNDTEAAVAKSARRATTVPRASPKVPTYEYYGFVLYLASSLAFLLYILWSYLPKPFLHQLGITYYPTRWWSLAIPAWLVMTIVYIYIALASYNTGYMTLPMNSVENIVDEVANVAVIDGKARRRPGGAAKMKPGATSYQIMGPQNKKVNWKEIWSEGTDAVLDVPVGGVCEVLYGQGRDDDDEVCEEYDFVG, from the exons ATGGCTTTTATTAGCAAAGAGCAACGGATGAGCACAGACAGTGTAACTGACGATTCTGCTTCCCACTCTGTGCTGCCCCAATTTGAATCAAAACAACCATTCCCTCCTCTCTTGGCAGATGATCTAGCAATCCCTTCTCAAGATGCGCCAGATACCAGCTTTACGGAAGACGATCCGGACAtagctgaggaggaggattaCGACACGAACTTCCAGTCACAGTACTCATTAGACGATCAATTGTTCTCCGATGCATCCACAGACGAATCGGACGGACAATCGCCGGAAGACGATGGCATCGAGATACATCCATTTCGCCATTCTACAAGCTCACTTCATGGTCCCAATGCATTCGCTCCCCCTTTTTACAATAGACCCCCGACGCCTCtgcctccctctccttctttgacaTCTCTTCTGCGACCTCCTTTCTCGACAACTACTTCCCGACCAACTACCCCTGACAGTTCTGATGTCGAAACGCCGAACGATACAGAAGCAGCGGTTGCGAAGTCAGCGCGTCGCGCCACAACCGTTCCTCGAGCAAGTCCGAAGGTGCCAACATATGAGTATTACGGTTTCGTTCTATATCTCGCCTCCTCGTTGGCATTTT TATTGTACATCCTGTGGTCCTATCTTCCCAAGCCGTTTCTACACCAGCTTGGAATAACTTACTACCCGACTCGATGGTGGTCACTAGCGATCCCCGCGTGGCTTGTCATGACCATCGTCTACATTTACATTGCGCTCGCCTCGTATAATACTGGGTATATGACGCTACCAATGAACAGCGTTGAGAACATCGTGGATGAGGTGGCGAATGTTGCTGTGATAGATGGCAAGGCCAGGAGACGACCTGGTGGTGCGGCCAAGATGAAACCGGGTGCAACTTCATATCAAATCATGGGACCGCAGAATAAGAAAGTCAATTGGAAGGAAATCTGGAGTGAGGGCACTGATGCCGTCCTGGATGTCCCTGTAGGAGGGGTGTGCGAAGTGCTATACGGCCAAGGAcgggatgatgatgatgaggtatgCGAGGAATATGACTTTGTTGGTTGA
- the rad14 gene encoding DNA repair protein RAD14 (DNA excision repair protein XPA/XPAC/RAD14), with the protein MADRSTPPPQTGSSKPGELPRAPLTPEQLRKIEINRMKAKAIREQREAEARASVDVSSAAQSTKGGVKRSYSSMTAETPATVRDATSAARPLDSIKPARNFTKYVEYDFSKMTDTKGGFLTQEDDPFNKALHVKDGKEEQKPANMTQREWERKQLLDSLRRNRTGPYEPALSVLDDKNKQKKCRECGSLEIDWKWEQDLRCCVCHPCKEKFPEKYSLLTKTEAKEDYLLTDPELKDEELLPHLKKPNPHKSTWNNMMLYLRYQVEEYAFSAKKWGSAEALDAEFERRENEKKRRREAKFKSKLQDLKKRTRVDAYRRSRQGAAGGNFGDDLGNGGRHVHQWGRSIENPETGIGVKKCVDCGMEVEELEF; encoded by the exons ATGGCAGACCGTTCCACCCCGCCGCCGCAAACGGGCAGTTCAAAGCCCGGTGAGCTTCCGCGAGCACCGCTTACGCCGGAGCAGTTGCGGAAAATT GAAATAAACCGCATGAAAGCAAAAGCGATACGGGAGCAAcgggaggcggaggctcGGGCATCGGTTGATGTTAGCAGCGCCGCGCAATCTACGAAAGGAGGAGTTAAACGGTCCTATTCTTCTATGACGGCTGAGACGCCTGCTACGGTTCGAGATGCGACTTCGGCAGCCCGTCCGCTTGATTCGATCAAGCCTGCGCGGAACTTCACGAAATACGTTGAATATGATTTCAGTAAGATGACGGATACGAAGGGAGGGTTTTTGACGCAGGAGGATGATCCCTTCAATAAGGCGCTGCATGtgaaggatggaaaggaggaaCAGAAACCGGCGAATATGACGCAAAGGGaatgggaaagaaaacagtTACTCGATTCTCTTCGCCGAAATCGGACCGGTCCCTACGAACCAGCTCTTAGCGTGTTGGATGACAAaaacaagcagaagaaatGTCGTGAATGTGGGAGTCTGGAGATTGATTGGAAGTGGGAGCAGGATCTTCGGTGTTGCGTCTGCCACCCCTGCAAGGAGAAGTTCCCCGAGAAGTACAGTCTTCTCACGAAGACGGAAGCAAAAGAGGATTATCTTTTGACAGATC CCGAACTGAAAGACGAAGAGCTTCTGCCCCATCTTAAAAAACCCAACCCTCATAAGTCGACGTGGAACAACATGATGCTTTACCTTCGCTATCAGGTTGAGGAATATGCCTTTTCGGCGAAGAAGTGGGGCTCTGCTGAAGCACTAGATGCCGAGTTTGAGCGACgcgagaatgagaagaagcgaCGCCGAGAGGCCAAATTCAAGTCAAAGCTACAAGATCTGAAGAAGCGCACCCGAGTCGATGCATACCGCCGTAGCCGTCAGGGAGCAGCGGGGGGGAACTTCGGTGATGACCTGGGCAATGGTGGGAGACATGTGCACCAATGGGGTCGGTCCATTGAAAATCCAGAGACTGGAATCGGAGTCAAGAAGTGTGTGGATTGTGGGATGGAAGTGGAAGAGTTAGAGTTCTAG
- a CDS encoding glycoside hydrolase family 5 protein (endoglucanase) yields MQPLRLLALTAILKGAWALSANCTGSFDAISASDFVANINPGWNLGNSLDATPNEDSWNNPTVQESTFDYVKAAGFKSVRLPVTWTHHFTSESPDWTVDPKWLQRVSDVIDMITSRGLYTIVNVHHGKPSKYAYKHGLVSG; encoded by the exons ATGCAACCATTACGGCTTTTGGCTCTCACAGCCATTCTTAAGGGCGCCTGGGCCCTCAGTGCCAATTGTACAGGGTCCTTTGACGCCATCTCGGCCTCTGATTTCGTCGCAAATATCAATCCAGGGTGGAATTTGGGAAACAGTCTCGATGCTACTCCCAATGAAGATTCTTGGAATAACCCCACTGTTCAAGAATCGACCTTTGACTATGTCAAGGCAGCTGGTTTTAAAAGTGTTCGCCTTCCAG TTACTTGGACACATCACTTCACTAGTGAATCTCCTGACTGGACCGTTGATCCTAAATGGCTGCAGAGAGTTTCTGATGTTATTGACATGATCACGTCTCGTGGTCTGTACACTATTGTCAATGTCCATCACGGTAAGCCATCCAAGTACGCCTATAAACATGGCCTAGTCAGTGGCTAA
- a CDS encoding cell differentiation and development protein Fsr1 (cell-cycle nuclear protein, contains WD-40 repeats): MVGAGGYGGPGDGSSNGGQPQGTEYTLQETLPRHDNETNHFGASSGVMRFLQTEWHRHERDRNAWEIERAEMKSRIGKLEGDVRTSKRLHESLGKHVRLLEAALKKEREKVKKLSNNEKVEDTRDPKDIARESINALKSQRPKLPMELNEAELNDSQPDFRQENEREKSRLYLSKCSQEVTYHVIPASHPPPELSDPELPNHIYGNQQLSQQALEEAYHIQQQRQKQQQQQQQANHMMAREVSLQNHQPIVAQYSESSGIARQPNQFGLPPGSREALERKPLEPRQTPATAVDSRKQAPEHTIVDERTGAEKQAYEVYGAQGGVKEEIQPQQAEQQQQEDSDGWNFDEPSEKEPPTEPMPPHRPDVDAFPNANFVRPKSPSRSGSLSHRRKSSGARSKSEGSSDSIGGAAQKQDTNFKVRFALRGHLDVVRSVIFTGGGSPSEPEICTCSDDGTIKRWIIPATYGNFGSHNANSSNDLDITSYFTHRGHVGAVTALAACSPSRDFSNGGRALGDGWVFSGGQDASVRVWERGRIDPKATLDGHTDAVWGLCVLPGTTGSVFGDSCGHYGGPDRILLASGAADGQILIWAVSAPPQLSSPQAGNRRAGGSRRANSISSGSNFPSSPQPSMATSTPFHYTLIHKITRKDSPSPTCISPLSLAGVNFVVSFSDASIIVYDTRTGEEIVGMASLETYDGTPSTGVNSVVATTVGFDGSAGLDPSRISGEEEVVHGATGSSGVEGVIISGYEDRYIRLFDANSGQCTYTMLAHPSAIASLSLSPDGRELVSAGHDASLRFWNLEKRSCTQEITSHRLMRGEGVCSAVWSRDGRWVVSGGGDGLVKVFSR, encoded by the exons ATGGTCGGGGCTGGAGGCTATGGCGGACCCGGGGACGGGTCCTCCAACGGCGGGCAACCTCAGGGGACGGAATATACATTACAAG AGACATTACCTCGTCATGATAATGAGACTAATCACTTTGGTGCCTCTTCAGGCGTCATGCGCTTCCTGCAGACAGAATGGCATCGACACGAGCGAGACCGCAATGCATGGGAAATCGAGCGCGCAGAAATGAAGTCTCGTATAGGCAAGCTGGAAGGCGATGTGCGCACAAGCAAGCGTCTACATGAGTCTCTGGGTAAACACGTTAGGTTGCTCGAAGCCgcgctgaagaaggagcgcgaaaaggtcaagaagctcagCAATAATGAGAAGGTCGAAGACACCAGGGATCCCAAGGATATCGCTCGAGAGAGTATAAATGCCTTGAAAT CCCAACGTCCTAAGCTGCCCATGGAACTCAACGAAGCCGAATTGAACGACAGTCAGCCTGATTTCCGGCAAGAAAACGAACGGGAAAAATCACGTCTTTATTTGTCTAAATGCTCCCAAGAAGTGACTTACCACGTTATCCCCGCATCGCATCCTCCCCCCGAGCTTAGCGATCCGGAACTCCCGAACCATATCTACGGAAACCAACAGCTGTCTCAGCAGGCCCTGGAGGAAGCATACCACATTCAGCAGCAACGGCAaaagcaacagcaacaacagcagcaggcaAATCATATGATGGCCCGGGAGGTATCTCTTCAGAACCACCAGCCCATTGTGGCTCAATACTCTGAGAGTTCAGGGATAGCTCGCCAGCCAAATCAGTTTGGCCTGCCTCCCGGTTCTAGAGAAGCCCTGGAAAGGAAACCTTTGGAACCGCGGCAGACCCCAGCCACTGCGGTTGATAGTAGAAAGCAGGCTCCTGAACATACAATTGTGGATGAGCGCACTGGTGCCGAGAAGCAAGCATATGAGGTGTATGGTGCACAAGGAGGGGTCAAAGAGGAGATACAGCCACAGCAAGCagaacagcaacaacaagagGACTCAGATGGTTGGAACTTTGACGAGCCGTCCGAGAAAGAGCCCCCAACTGAACCGATGCCACCTCACCGGCCAGACGTGGATGCTTTTCCTAACGCCAACTTTGTTCGACCGAAATCTCCTTCACGCTCTGGATCGCTCTCCCACAGACGGAAAAGCTCGGGAGCCAGGAGTAAGAGCGAGGGATCGAGCGACAGCATCGGAGGAGCAGCCCAAAAACAGGATACTAACTTCAAAGTTAGATTTGCTCTGCGCGGGCACCTGGATGTCGTCCGCTCTGTGATATTCACCGGTGGTGGTAGTCCTTCGGAGCCAGAAATCTGTACTTGTAGCGATGACGGCACGATCAAGCGATGGATTATTCCGGCAACATACGGTAATTTTGGCTCTCACAATGCCAATTCGAGCAATGATCTGGATATAACTAGTTATTTCACACACAGAGGGCACGTTGGTGCAGTCACAGCGTTGGCTGCTTGCTCTCCTTCTCGAGATTTCTCCAATGGTGGCCGCGCTTTGGGTGACGGCTGGGTATTCTCTGGTGGCCAAGACGCCAGTGTGCGTGTCTGGGAACGAGGAAGGATTGACCCTAAGGCCACGCTCGATGGACATACAGATGCTGTATGGGGCCTTTGTGTCCTTCCTGGAACTACTGGGTCTGTGTTTGGAGACTCTTGTGGTCATTACGGGGGCCCTGACCGGATCCTGTTGGCCTCGGGGGCTGCGGACGGTCAAATACTGATATGGGCAGTTAGTGCCCCCCCTCAACTCTCCTCGCCGCAAGCAGGGAATAGACGAGCTGGAGGAAGCCGGAGGGCAAACTCGATTTCGTCCGGCTCAAACTTCCCATCCTCACCGCAACCTAGTATGGCTACTTCAACGCCGTTCCACTACACCCTAATTCACAAGATCACACGAAAGGATTCCCCCTCACCGACCTGTATTAGTCCGTTGTCACTTGCCGGTGTAAACTTTGTGGTGTCCTTTTCGGACGCTTCGATTATTGTCTATGATACGAGGACTGGGGAGGAAATTGTCGGAATGGCGAGCCTGGAGACGTACGATGGCACTCCTTCCACAGGTGTCAACTCTGTTGTAGCCACCACAGTTGGATTCGACGGGTCTGCTGGCCTTGATCCCAGCCGCATCTcgggtgaagaagaggtggtTCACGGCGCCACTGGCTCGAGTGGTGTCGAGGGTGTCATCATAAGTGGCTATGAAGACCGATACATCCGTCTTTTCGATGCTAATAGTG GACAATGCACTTATACTATGCTGGCGCACCCGTCTGCGATTGCGTCACTTTCCCTATCTCCAGATGGACGCGAACTGGTGTCGGCCGGCCATGATGCCAGTCTACGGTTCTGGAACCTC